Proteins from a single region of Gasterosteus aculeatus chromosome 20, fGasAcu3.hap1.1, whole genome shotgun sequence:
- the LOC120809958 gene encoding dynein regulatory complex protein 9-like, which yields MRLSRIESLAAAAVLEDCSDELDVLGLTVALRADKQRGPARAKEKVRLTNLRRDCQSISQQVLKLSSELEEKQSFSSLLAVLEEVKQEREAEEMKRQAKAELRQRITTLQRQQAEVQQRISTLKERSVLAEKLQEQLDDQKNRKAVKKILEEKRMALQLEQVLSNNRKAEKQLEDQREMVQIQLTEEREVHEKSVKFLQNRQEELQLLQQRWQRRTVQMLQEKKLEVATVCCKRTLNLDKLSEMRRKIREMERVVMEDREEQEKLRQQQREARAATKVQEWWRGCMARRGLGSFKKADDKKGEKKKRKKKKEVMKKK from the exons ATGCGTTTGTCCCGGATTGAGAGCCTGGCAGCGGCCGCCGTGCTGGAGGACTGCTCGGACGAGCTGGACGTGCTGGGACTGACTGTGGCACTGCGGGCCGACAAGCAGCGAGGCCCGGCGAGGGCAAAG gagaaAGTCAGACTGACCAATCTGCGGAGAGACTG TCAGTCCATCTCGCAGCAGGTGCTGAAGCTGAGctcagagctggaggagaagcagagcttCAGCTCTCTGCTGGCGGTGTTGGAGGAAGTGAAGCAGGAGCGTGAGgccgaggagatgaagag ACAGGCCAAGGCGGAGCTGAGGCAAAGGATTACAACTCTACAGAGACAGCAGGCCGAGGTGCAACAAAGGATTTCTACACTGAAG GAGAGGTCCGTGCTCGCTGAAAAactgcaggagcagctggatgATCAGAAAAATAGGAAGGCCGTCAAGAAGATACTCGAGGAGAAAAGAATGGCGCTGCAGCTCGAACAGGTGCTCAGCAACAACCGCAAGGctgagaagcagctggaggaccagCGGGAG ATGGTGCAGATACAACTGACGGAGGAGAGGGAAGTTCACGAAAAGTCTGTGAAATTCCTGCAAAACCGACAGGAG gagctgcagctgctgcagcagcggtgGCAGCGGCGCACGGTGCagatgctgcaggagaagaagctggaggtCGCGACCGTGTGCTGCAAGAGAACGCTGAACTTGGACAAGCTGtcggagatgaggaggaag ATCAGGGAGATGGAGCGGGTGGtgatggaggacagggaggagcaggagaagctgcGGCAACAGCAGAGGGAAGCCAGAGCTGCTACCAAG GTGCAGGAGTGGTGGAGAGGCTGCATGGCCCGCCGGGGGCTCGGTAGTTTTAAGAAAGCAGATGACAAGAAAGgcgagaaaaagaagagaaagaagaagaaggaagtaatGAAGAAGAAATGA
- the LOC144389775 gene encoding uncharacterized protein LOC144389775: MGDDHLHDSSFTKVKENLSFKMTCCKTSTMQRCLQVAQWVAQKSFCRACQLFCCPVDALLSEKVTWWHQPAAATQVAVRNSASTILILNISNSTLIDCVIGSDNYPCAVAEARPLMREPQPQMQGRCRCSCGQQGAAQSSTPPPSPSTLPSAGSLSINIHSSRLNCVIIGDKNYMQAEQTHLTETEEP; the protein is encoded by the exons ATGGGCGACGATCATCTTCATGACAGCAGTTTTACTAAAGTGAAAGAAAACCTTTCATTCAAG ATGACGTGCTGTAAAACCTCCACCATGCAGCGCTGCCTCCAGGTGGCGCAGTGGGTGGCGCAGAAGAGCTTCTGCAGAGCCTGCCAGCTGTTCTGCTGCCCCGTGGACGCGCTGCTGAGTGAGAAGGTCACGTGGTGGCATCAACCTGCTGCAGCTACACAGG TGGCCGTACGGAATTCGGCGTCTACCATTCTGATTTTGAACATCAGCAACTCCACCTTGATCGACTGTGTCATTGGCAGCGACAACTACCCGTGCGCTGTGGCTGAAGCTCGGCCTCTAATGCGGGAACCTCAGCCCCAAATGCAAG GGAGATGCAGGTGTAGCTGTggacagcagggggcagcacagagttctactcctcctccttctccttctacGCTTCCATCAGCTGGGTCCCTGAGCATCAACATCCACAGCTCCCGTCTCAACTGTGTCATCATCGGAGACAAAAACTACATGCAAGCTGAGCAGACGCACTTGACGGAGACAGAGGAGCCGTGA
- the rnf144b gene encoding E3 ubiquitin-protein ligase RNF144B: MASGSPTLSREDAASDPGTLEAAGQRPEPGPGAYCKLCLSEQPPAATRELQGCDCVFCTTCLERYVQLAIMEGGGAPITCPDMACLKTGVLLDSEIASLAPEDQVELYQRVKFERGVKLDSSKAWCPVLECQAVCSVHLSTEGRPHAVPCLTCHTVFCSGCRGPWQAGHVCPERQPMMLPVPSRESRARSSSDSDMPIKQCPMCGIYIERNQGCAQMLCKSCKHTFCWYCLQNLDGDIFLRHYDKGPCRNKLGHSRASVMWNRTQVVGILVGVSIIVLVTSPLLLLASPCILCCVCKPCRRKNKKKKKKTKVPKTDLSQLDSSSS; this comes from the exons ATGGCCAGCGGGAGTCCCACGCTAAGCCGGGAAGATGCGGCTTCGGACCCGGGGACCCTGGAGGCCGCGGGTCAACGCCCCGAGCCAGGGCCCGGGGCCTACTGCAAGCTGTGCCTCAGCGAGCAGCCGCCCGCCGCCACCAGGGAGCTGCAGGGCTGCGACTGCGTCTTCTGCACAACG TGTTTGGAGCGGTATGTTCAGCTGGCCATCATGGAGGGTGGGGGTGCACCCATCACCTGCCCAGATATGGCCTGCCTAAAAACCGGAGTGCTTTTGGACTCTGAG ATAGCTAGCTTGGCCCCAGAAGACCAGGTGGAGCTGTACCAGCGTGTGAAGTTTGAGCGAG GAGTGAAGTTGGACTCCAGTAAAGCCTGGTGCCCGGTGCTGGAATGCCAGGCAGTGTGCAGTGTGCACCTCAGCACTGAGGGCCGGCCCCACGCCGTGCCCTGCCTTACCTGCCACACCGTCTTCTGCTCCGGTTGTAGAGGACCCTGGCAGGCCGGCCATGTCTGCCCAGAGCGCCAGCCCATGATGTTGCCCGTACCCTCTCGTGAAAGCAG GGCCCGCTCCAGCAGCGACTCTGACATGCCCATCAAGCAGTGCCCCATGTGCGGCATCTACATCGAGAGGAACCAGGGCTGTGCACAGATGCTGTGCAAGAGCTGCAAACACACCTTCTGCTGGTACTGTCTGCAGAATCTGGAT GGCGACATCTTCCTGAGGCATTACGATAAGGGGCCGTGCAGAAACAAACTGGGACACTCGAGGGCCTCGGTTATGTGGAACAGGACGCAG GTGGTGGGTATCCTGGTAGGGGTCAGCATCATCGTGCTGGTGACGTCACCGCTCCTCCTGCTGGCCTCGCCGTGCATCCTTTGCTGCGTCTGCAAGCCCTGCCGcaggaagaacaagaagaagaagaagaagaccaagGTGCCGAAGACGGACCTCAGCCAGCTAGACTCGTCCTCCTCGTAG
- the LOC120809949 gene encoding uncharacterized protein LOC120809949 isoform X1: MAAHEDFFLGIRKIPYSPNAGPADVLCFRHYNAEEVLMGRKMEDWLRFSVCYWHSFCGTGADPFGAPTLHRPWNEGAPMDSAKKRLRAAFEFFTKLGVKYYTFHDRDMAPEGSTLEESNRNLDEITDLALQLQSQTGIQVLWVTCNLFAHQRYMNGAATNPDCHVLAYAGAQLKKGLDTAKKLGAENFVFWGGREGFLSVHNTDVALELKHMANFFKMAVKYKDKIGLKCQFLIEPKPKEPCKHQYDYDAMSVIGFLKHYGLESHFKLNIEPNHTTLAGHSYEHDVVMASALGMLGSVDANTGSPDLGWDTDQFPMDIRNTTLVMKVIVEQGGLQPGGLNFDAKVRRESTDLEDLFIAHIGAMDAFARGLRNAVRIITDGLISGMVKERYSSFSHGLGQRVDEGSASLEEMEAFIKQNGEPDVTSGKQEKYESIFNQYI; the protein is encoded by the exons ATGGCAGCGCACGAGGACTTCTTCCTGG GCATCCGCAAGATCCCGTACTCACCCAACGCCGGGCCCGCAGATGTGCTGTGCTTCAGACACTACAATGCGGAGGAG GTGCTGATggggaggaagatggaggactgGCTGAGGTTCTCCGTGTGCTACTGGCACTCCTTCTGCGGCACTG GAGCTGATCCCTTTGGGGCTCCGACGCTGCACCGGCCCTGGAATGAAGGCGCTCCGATGGACTCCGCCAAGAAGCGACTGCGGGCTGCTTTTGAGTTTTTCACCAAGCTCGGT gTGAAATACTACACATTTCATGACCG GGATATGGCTCCTGAGGGCTCCACCCTGGAGGAGTCCAACAGGAATCTGGATGAAATAACAGACCTGGCCCTCCAGCTGCAGAGCCAGACTGGAATCCAGGTGCTGTGGGTCACCTGCAACCTCTTTGCCCACCAGag GTACATGAATGGTGCGGCCACCAACCCGGACTGTCACGTTCTGGCCTACGCTGGCGCTCAGCTCAAGAAGGGGCTCGACACCGCCAAGAAGCTGGGTGCAGAGAATTTCG TGTTTTGGGGAGGACGGGAAGGGTTCCTCTCCGTCCACAACACGGACGTTGCTCTAGAACTGAAGCACATGGCCAACTTCTTCAAAATGGCCGTCA AGTACAAAGACAAGATTGGGTTGAAGTGTCAGTTTCTAATCGAGCCCAAGCCCAAGGAGCCCTGCAAACACCAGTATGACTACG ATGCTATGAGCGTCATCGGATTCCTCAAGCACTACGGTCTGGAGAGTCACTTCAAGCTGAACATTGAGCCCAACCACACCACGCTGGCAGGACACTCGTACGAACACGATGTTGTCATGGCGTCTGC GCTCGGGATGCTGGGATCCGTTGACGCTAACACGGGCTCCCCTGACCTGGGCTGGGACACAGACCAGTTCCCCATGGACATCAGGAACACCACCTTGGTCATGAAG GTCATCGTTGAACAAGGAGGTCTGCAGCCCGGAGGCCTGAACTTTGATGCGAAGGTGCGCCGGGAGTCCACGGACCTGGAGGACCTGTTCATTGCTCACATCGGGGCCATGGACGCCTTCGCCAGAGGACTCAGAAATGCTGTTCGCATCATTACGGACGGGCTGATCTCTGGCATGGTGAAG GAGCGTTACTCAAGTTTCAGTCACGGCCTTGGACAGAGAGTGGATGAAGGTTCTGCCTCCTTGGAGGAAATGGAG GCTTTCATCAAACAGAACGGAGAGCCAGATGTTACTTCAGGCAAGCAAGAAAAATATGAATCCATCTTCAATCAATACATATAA
- the LOC120809949 gene encoding uncharacterized protein LOC120809949 isoform X2, with protein sequence MGRKMEDWLRFSVCYWHSFCGTGADPFGAPTLHRPWNEGAPMDSAKKRLRAAFEFFTKLGVKYYTFHDRDMAPEGSTLEESNRNLDEITDLALQLQSQTGIQVLWVTCNLFAHQRYMNGAATNPDCHVLAYAGAQLKKGLDTAKKLGAENFVFWGGREGFLSVHNTDVALELKHMANFFKMAVKYKDKIGLKCQFLIEPKPKEPCKHQYDYDAMSVIGFLKHYGLESHFKLNIEPNHTTLAGHSYEHDVVMASALGMLGSVDANTGSPDLGWDTDQFPMDIRNTTLVMKVIVEQGGLQPGGLNFDAKVRRESTDLEDLFIAHIGAMDAFARGLRNAVRIITDGLISGMVKERYSSFSHGLGQRVDEGSASLEEMEAFIKQNGEPDVTSGKQEKYESIFNQYI encoded by the exons ATggggaggaagatggaggactgGCTGAGGTTCTCCGTGTGCTACTGGCACTCCTTCTGCGGCACTG GAGCTGATCCCTTTGGGGCTCCGACGCTGCACCGGCCCTGGAATGAAGGCGCTCCGATGGACTCCGCCAAGAAGCGACTGCGGGCTGCTTTTGAGTTTTTCACCAAGCTCGGT gTGAAATACTACACATTTCATGACCG GGATATGGCTCCTGAGGGCTCCACCCTGGAGGAGTCCAACAGGAATCTGGATGAAATAACAGACCTGGCCCTCCAGCTGCAGAGCCAGACTGGAATCCAGGTGCTGTGGGTCACCTGCAACCTCTTTGCCCACCAGag GTACATGAATGGTGCGGCCACCAACCCGGACTGTCACGTTCTGGCCTACGCTGGCGCTCAGCTCAAGAAGGGGCTCGACACCGCCAAGAAGCTGGGTGCAGAGAATTTCG TGTTTTGGGGAGGACGGGAAGGGTTCCTCTCCGTCCACAACACGGACGTTGCTCTAGAACTGAAGCACATGGCCAACTTCTTCAAAATGGCCGTCA AGTACAAAGACAAGATTGGGTTGAAGTGTCAGTTTCTAATCGAGCCCAAGCCCAAGGAGCCCTGCAAACACCAGTATGACTACG ATGCTATGAGCGTCATCGGATTCCTCAAGCACTACGGTCTGGAGAGTCACTTCAAGCTGAACATTGAGCCCAACCACACCACGCTGGCAGGACACTCGTACGAACACGATGTTGTCATGGCGTCTGC GCTCGGGATGCTGGGATCCGTTGACGCTAACACGGGCTCCCCTGACCTGGGCTGGGACACAGACCAGTTCCCCATGGACATCAGGAACACCACCTTGGTCATGAAG GTCATCGTTGAACAAGGAGGTCTGCAGCCCGGAGGCCTGAACTTTGATGCGAAGGTGCGCCGGGAGTCCACGGACCTGGAGGACCTGTTCATTGCTCACATCGGGGCCATGGACGCCTTCGCCAGAGGACTCAGAAATGCTGTTCGCATCATTACGGACGGGCTGATCTCTGGCATGGTGAAG GAGCGTTACTCAAGTTTCAGTCACGGCCTTGGACAGAGAGTGGATGAAGGTTCTGCCTCCTTGGAGGAAATGGAG GCTTTCATCAAACAGAACGGAGAGCCAGATGTTACTTCAGGCAAGCAAGAAAAATATGAATCCATCTTCAATCAATACATATAA
- the nod1 gene encoding nucleotide-binding oligomerization domain-containing protein 1 isoform X2, with the protein MSRDTCFIMSYGQREETRLEDLYTDTQMALLDDCNEHLGFLGSLDELFADQAVFNPQGEIIYVIGDAGVGKSILLQRLQNLWSKKDLQADAIFFFKFRCRMFSLFKDTDQISLRDLLFKYNCFPDHDPNNEVFDYILRFPEKVLFTFDGYDEIQMNDLLNAPEVVSPDAKAHPVQLLDSLLGGKLLKGSQKVLTARTGTEIQSTVIRKKVVLRGFSPAHLKTYISIHFKEQEHRDQVSVQLDASPHLCGLCSTPLFCWIVLKSFRHLHTMHDSFHLPETCVTLTDIFLLLCEVCLSRSGSSAPSLLKKSPRCVSETFVAGLRPLAAFAKVALRGMERSSFVYSQEELMECGLTEEDLTLGFLRPVGECDASGGPATFEILHIILHSFLAAFALVLDEQAAAGSVLKFFTECRRKREARCAPCLSCFCGSSKSGEKTLFETNEHFQFTNLFLCGLLSKAHAGLMEHLVSPVLLRKKRGLLKSYLSTSVKSHLVGLPHHNSGEGQKVHVLPNFLWMLRCIFETGSRDIAQMTAKGITAGFIKLGYCNVFSGDCTALNFVLQHRQKLLGLDMDNNNISDYGVKQLRPSFCKMTIVRLCVNHLSDSSVEVLAEELCKHKVVEVLGLYNNYITDAGAKLVAQIIEECPKLRVVKIGKNKITAVGGRYLASAIQKSASIFDVGMWGNSIGDEGAQAFAEALRNHPRLTNLSLAANGITSKGGRCLAEALKENSMLRIFWLVQNELNDDAAPHLAELVQANTGLSHLWLINNQFTVDGIKILSAALNVNTALKEICLKANRLSEEEEKQFVGDKRLRFH; encoded by the exons ATGAGCCGCGACACCTGCTTCATCATGTCCTACGGGCAGCGAGAGGAGACCCGTCTGGAGGACCTGTACACTGACACGCAGATGGCCCTGCTGGACGACTGCAATGAACATTTGGGTTTCTTGGGGAGTCTGGACGAGCTCTTCGCAGACCAAGCGGTTTTCAATCCCCAAGGTGAAATCATCTACGTGATCGGGGATGCCGGTGTGGGAAAATCCATCCTGCTGCAGAGGCTCCAGAACCTCTGGTCCAAGAAAGATCTGCAGGCGGACGccatcttcttcttcaagtTCCGCTGCAGGATGTTCAGCCTCTTCAAAGACACAGATCAGATCTCCCTCAGAGACCTTTTGTTCAAATACAACTGCTTCCCAGATCACGATCCAAATAATGAGGTGTTCGACTACATCCTCCGCTTCCCGGAGAAGGTTCTCTTCACATTTGATGGCTACGACGAGATTCAGATGAATGACCTGCTGAACGCTCCTGAAGTGGTCTCACCGGACGCCAAGGCGCATCCCGTCCAGCTGCTCGACAGCTTGCTCGGCGGGAAACTGCTCAAGGGCTCCCAGAAGGTGCTGACGGCGCGTACGGGGACCGAGATCCAGAGTACGGTGATCAGAAAGAAGGTGGTTCTGCGGGGGTTCTCCCCGGCTCATCTGAAGACCTACATCAGTATTCACTTCAAAGAGCAAGAGCACCGGGACCAGGTGTCGGTTCAGCTGGATGCCAGCCCCCACCTCTGTGGCCTCTGCTCCACTCCGCTCTTCTGCTGGATTGTACTAAAGAGCTTCAGGCACCTGCATACCATGCACGATAGCTTCCATCTGCCCGAAACCTGCGTCACGCTCACGGACATCTTCCTCCTGCTGTGCGAAGTGTGCCTCAGCCGCTCGGGCTCAAGCGCGCCGTCTCTGCTGAAGAAAAGCCCTCGCTGCGTCTCGGAGACATTCGTGGCCGGGCTCAGGCCTCTCGCAGCGTTTGCCAAGGTGGCGCTCCGGGGTATGGAGCGAAGTAGCTTCGTTTACAGCCAGGAGGAGCTCATGGAGTGCGGCCTGACGGAGGAAGACCTGACGCTGGGCTTTCTCAGACCTGTCGGCGAGTGTGATGCCAGTGGGGGCCCCGCGACATTCGAAATCCTCCATATCATCCTCCATTCTTTCCTGGCGGCGTTTGCTTTAGTGTTAGATGAGCAGGCTGCTGCCGGCTCCGTCCTCAAGTTCTTCACGGAGTGCCGCAGGAAAAGAGAAGCGCGCTGTGCGCCGTGTCTCTCCTGCTTCTGTGGCTCCTCAAAGTCCGGTGAGAAGACCCTGTTTGAAACGAACGAACACTTCCAGTTCACCAACCTCTTCCTGTGTGGACTCCTGTCCAAGGCTCACGCCGGCCTGATGGAGCACCTGGTGTCTCCTGTGTTATTAAGGAAGAAACGGGGGCTGCTGAAATCCTACCTTTCCACCAGTGTAAAGTCCCACCTCGTTGGCTTACCCCATCACAACAGTGGGGAGGGTCAGAAGGTCCATGTTTTGCCCAACTTCCTGTGGATGCTGAGGTGCATCTTTGAGACCGGCAGCAGAGACATCGCTCAGATGACAGCGAAAGGCATCACAGCCGGCTTCATCAAGTTGGGCTACTGCAATGTGTTCTCGGGCGACTGCACCGCCCTGAACTTTGTGCTGCAGCACCGTCAGAAGCTCCTGGGGCTTgacatggacaacaacaacatcagtgACTACGGGGTGAAGCAGCTCCGGCCCTCGTTCTGTAAGATGACCATAGTGAG GTTGTGCGTCAATCACCTGTCTGACAGCAGCGTCGAGGTTCTTGCTGAGGAGCTGTGTAAGCACAAAGTCGTGGAGGTCTTGGG GCTTTACAACAATTACATCACAGATGCTGGAGCTAAGCTTGTTGCTCAGATAATTGAGGAATGCCCCAAACTGCGAGTTGTCAA GATTGGGAAAAACAAGATCACTGCTGTTGGTGGGAGATATTTGGCCAGTGCAATTCAGAAGAGCGCTTCAATATTTGACGTTGG AATGTGGGGGAACAGCATCGGCGATGAGGGGGCCCAAGCATTTGCGGAAGCTTTGAGGAACCACCCGAGACTTACCAACCTCAG TCTCGCAGCCAATGGCATCACTTCTAAAGGTGGCAGGTGTCTAGCAGAAGCGCTGAAAGAGAACAGCATGCTCAGGATATTCTG GTTGGTGCAGAACGAGTTGAATGACGACGCAGCGCCACACCTCGCTGAGTTGGTCCAAGCGAACACAGGATTAAGCCACCTCtg GTTAATCAACAACCAGTTCACTGTGGATGGGATCAAAATTCTTTCTGCAGCCCTCAACGTCAACACGGCACTCAAAGAGATATG TCTGAAAGCAAACCGGCTCtccgaggaggaagagaaacagTTTGTGGGAGATAAAAGGCTGCGGTTCCACTGA
- the nod1 gene encoding nucleotide-binding oligomerization domain-containing protein 1 isoform X1 → MGEMEGTKVPYLKILTYHRELLVSQLRSIQCILDNLLACSFVCEEDVEIVLRSATRTDQVRKILELVQCKGEEACEYFIYVIYKVRDAYVDLQPWLKEINYSPSSDATALSVVNTDPISRYSEKLRHEMSRDTCFIMSYGQREETRLEDLYTDTQMALLDDCNEHLGFLGSLDELFADQAVFNPQGEIIYVIGDAGVGKSILLQRLQNLWSKKDLQADAIFFFKFRCRMFSLFKDTDQISLRDLLFKYNCFPDHDPNNEVFDYILRFPEKVLFTFDGYDEIQMNDLLNAPEVVSPDAKAHPVQLLDSLLGGKLLKGSQKVLTARTGTEIQSTVIRKKVVLRGFSPAHLKTYISIHFKEQEHRDQVSVQLDASPHLCGLCSTPLFCWIVLKSFRHLHTMHDSFHLPETCVTLTDIFLLLCEVCLSRSGSSAPSLLKKSPRCVSETFVAGLRPLAAFAKVALRGMERSSFVYSQEELMECGLTEEDLTLGFLRPVGECDASGGPATFEILHIILHSFLAAFALVLDEQAAAGSVLKFFTECRRKREARCAPCLSCFCGSSKSGEKTLFETNEHFQFTNLFLCGLLSKAHAGLMEHLVSPVLLRKKRGLLKSYLSTSVKSHLVGLPHHNSGEGQKVHVLPNFLWMLRCIFETGSRDIAQMTAKGITAGFIKLGYCNVFSGDCTALNFVLQHRQKLLGLDMDNNNISDYGVKQLRPSFCKMTIVRLCVNHLSDSSVEVLAEELCKHKVVEVLGLYNNYITDAGAKLVAQIIEECPKLRVVKIGKNKITAVGGRYLASAIQKSASIFDVGMWGNSIGDEGAQAFAEALRNHPRLTNLSLAANGITSKGGRCLAEALKENSMLRIFWLVQNELNDDAAPHLAELVQANTGLSHLWLINNQFTVDGIKILSAALNVNTALKEICLKANRLSEEEEKQFVGDKRLRFH, encoded by the exons ATGGGTGAGATGGAAGGAACCAAGGTGCCATACCTTAAGATCCTCACTTACCACAGGGAGCTGCTGGTGTCACAGTTAAGGAGCATTCAATGCATCCTGGACAACCTGTTGGCCTGCAGCTTTGTCTGTGAAGAAGATGTCGAGATCGTACTGCGTTCTGCCACCAGGACCGATCAG GTTCGTAAAATCTTGGAGCTAGTTCAATGCAAAGGGGAGGAGGCCTGTGAGTACTTTATTTATGTCATATATAAAGTACGCGACGCGTACGTAGACCTCCAGCCATGGTTGAAAGAGATCAACTACTCCCCGAGCAGTGACGCGACGGCACTGTCAGTGGTTAACACCGATCCCA TCAGCCGGTACAGTGAGAAGTTGAGGCATGAGATGAGCCGCGACACCTGCTTCATCATGTCCTACGGGCAGCGAGAGGAGACCCGTCTGGAGGACCTGTACACTGACACGCAGATGGCCCTGCTGGACGACTGCAATGAACATTTGGGTTTCTTGGGGAGTCTGGACGAGCTCTTCGCAGACCAAGCGGTTTTCAATCCCCAAGGTGAAATCATCTACGTGATCGGGGATGCCGGTGTGGGAAAATCCATCCTGCTGCAGAGGCTCCAGAACCTCTGGTCCAAGAAAGATCTGCAGGCGGACGccatcttcttcttcaagtTCCGCTGCAGGATGTTCAGCCTCTTCAAAGACACAGATCAGATCTCCCTCAGAGACCTTTTGTTCAAATACAACTGCTTCCCAGATCACGATCCAAATAATGAGGTGTTCGACTACATCCTCCGCTTCCCGGAGAAGGTTCTCTTCACATTTGATGGCTACGACGAGATTCAGATGAATGACCTGCTGAACGCTCCTGAAGTGGTCTCACCGGACGCCAAGGCGCATCCCGTCCAGCTGCTCGACAGCTTGCTCGGCGGGAAACTGCTCAAGGGCTCCCAGAAGGTGCTGACGGCGCGTACGGGGACCGAGATCCAGAGTACGGTGATCAGAAAGAAGGTGGTTCTGCGGGGGTTCTCCCCGGCTCATCTGAAGACCTACATCAGTATTCACTTCAAAGAGCAAGAGCACCGGGACCAGGTGTCGGTTCAGCTGGATGCCAGCCCCCACCTCTGTGGCCTCTGCTCCACTCCGCTCTTCTGCTGGATTGTACTAAAGAGCTTCAGGCACCTGCATACCATGCACGATAGCTTCCATCTGCCCGAAACCTGCGTCACGCTCACGGACATCTTCCTCCTGCTGTGCGAAGTGTGCCTCAGCCGCTCGGGCTCAAGCGCGCCGTCTCTGCTGAAGAAAAGCCCTCGCTGCGTCTCGGAGACATTCGTGGCCGGGCTCAGGCCTCTCGCAGCGTTTGCCAAGGTGGCGCTCCGGGGTATGGAGCGAAGTAGCTTCGTTTACAGCCAGGAGGAGCTCATGGAGTGCGGCCTGACGGAGGAAGACCTGACGCTGGGCTTTCTCAGACCTGTCGGCGAGTGTGATGCCAGTGGGGGCCCCGCGACATTCGAAATCCTCCATATCATCCTCCATTCTTTCCTGGCGGCGTTTGCTTTAGTGTTAGATGAGCAGGCTGCTGCCGGCTCCGTCCTCAAGTTCTTCACGGAGTGCCGCAGGAAAAGAGAAGCGCGCTGTGCGCCGTGTCTCTCCTGCTTCTGTGGCTCCTCAAAGTCCGGTGAGAAGACCCTGTTTGAAACGAACGAACACTTCCAGTTCACCAACCTCTTCCTGTGTGGACTCCTGTCCAAGGCTCACGCCGGCCTGATGGAGCACCTGGTGTCTCCTGTGTTATTAAGGAAGAAACGGGGGCTGCTGAAATCCTACCTTTCCACCAGTGTAAAGTCCCACCTCGTTGGCTTACCCCATCACAACAGTGGGGAGGGTCAGAAGGTCCATGTTTTGCCCAACTTCCTGTGGATGCTGAGGTGCATCTTTGAGACCGGCAGCAGAGACATCGCTCAGATGACAGCGAAAGGCATCACAGCCGGCTTCATCAAGTTGGGCTACTGCAATGTGTTCTCGGGCGACTGCACCGCCCTGAACTTTGTGCTGCAGCACCGTCAGAAGCTCCTGGGGCTTgacatggacaacaacaacatcagtgACTACGGGGTGAAGCAGCTCCGGCCCTCGTTCTGTAAGATGACCATAGTGAG GTTGTGCGTCAATCACCTGTCTGACAGCAGCGTCGAGGTTCTTGCTGAGGAGCTGTGTAAGCACAAAGTCGTGGAGGTCTTGGG GCTTTACAACAATTACATCACAGATGCTGGAGCTAAGCTTGTTGCTCAGATAATTGAGGAATGCCCCAAACTGCGAGTTGTCAA GATTGGGAAAAACAAGATCACTGCTGTTGGTGGGAGATATTTGGCCAGTGCAATTCAGAAGAGCGCTTCAATATTTGACGTTGG AATGTGGGGGAACAGCATCGGCGATGAGGGGGCCCAAGCATTTGCGGAAGCTTTGAGGAACCACCCGAGACTTACCAACCTCAG TCTCGCAGCCAATGGCATCACTTCTAAAGGTGGCAGGTGTCTAGCAGAAGCGCTGAAAGAGAACAGCATGCTCAGGATATTCTG GTTGGTGCAGAACGAGTTGAATGACGACGCAGCGCCACACCTCGCTGAGTTGGTCCAAGCGAACACAGGATTAAGCCACCTCtg GTTAATCAACAACCAGTTCACTGTGGATGGGATCAAAATTCTTTCTGCAGCCCTCAACGTCAACACGGCACTCAAAGAGATATG TCTGAAAGCAAACCGGCTCtccgaggaggaagagaaacagTTTGTGGGAGATAAAAGGCTGCGGTTCCACTGA